Below is a genomic region from Demequina sp. NBRC 110054.
TGCGGAGTCCACGGGGAACCAGGCGCCCCGCGCCGAGCGCGCGCCAAGGCCAGGGGAGCGCTCCAAGGATGGCGAGGACCGCATCGGACCTGAGCAGCACCTCGCCGTCAGCCCACAGCAGGAGAGTCGACTTGGAGATGTCGGTGGGCAGTCCGGCTCGAGCGACGATGGCCGCCCCGACGTCGCTTCCGCTTCCCGTGATGAGGTGCCGGCCCTCGGGATCGTGACGCAGCAGCCATGCGACGAAGCCGTTGCACAGCCCGCAGTCGCCGTCGAAGACCACGATGCGGGAGCCCATGCCGCTGCAACGGTGGCAGCCTCAGTGGGATTCCCCACGGCGTGCGC
It encodes:
- a CDS encoding thiol-disulfide oxidoreductase DCC family protein — encoded protein: MGSRIVVFDGDCGLCNGFVAWLLRHDPEGRHLITGSGSDVGAAIVARAGLPTDISKSTLLLWADGEVLLRSDAVLAILGALPWPWRALGAGRLVPRGLRNRVYDAVAVRRPRIDGDAACGVPPADLVALWRSRLAAPADL